A region of the Deltaproteobacteria bacterium genome:
CCCTTGAACGAGGCCGTCCGGGAAGCCAAAATCCATGTTGGTCGCGGCCTGTCCCGAGGAGTCGCTCATGCTTGAGACGTTCCGACGTGCCAAGGAAAAGGAAGTCGCGGAGCTGATCCGGCAACGCGATGCAGGTCATGTCTTCACACCCTGGACCGGGACGCGGTCCGGTTTCGGCGCGGCTTTGACTGCTCCGGGATCAAGCGGCATCATCGCCGAATACAAACGCGCCTCGCCGTCCAAAGGGGACATCAACCTGGGCGTCTCGCCCTTGGACGCCTGTGGCGGATACAAGGCAGCCGGGGCCTGCGCTCTGTCCGTGCTCACGGAAACGCAGTATTTCAAAGGCGATTTGAACTACCTGACGGAAGTCGCGCCTTTGGGCCTGCCGCTGCTCAGGAAGGATTTCATCATCCATCCCCTGCAGGTGGAGGCGACCTCGGCCACCCCGGCCTCGGCCATCCTCATTATCGTGCGCATATTCGCGGACGACGCGGAACTGGCCGACCTGCACCAGCTTTGCCAGGCCAGAGGCCTGGAACCCGTGGTGGAAGTCTTTGACGAACGCGATCTGGACCGGGCCAAGGCCATTGGAAGCCGCATCATCCAGGTCAACAACCGCGACCTGGACACCCTGCGCACCGACCTGAGCCACTGCCTGGGCATGGTCCGGCGCAAGGAGGCCGGGGAAATCTGGATCGGCGCCAGCGGCATCTCCACGCCGGAGCAGGTGCGGGAACTGAAAAACGCCGGTCTGGACGCGCTGCTCATTGGCACGGCGCTGATGCAAAACGCCGATCCGGGCCAGGGTCTGGCCGGACTGACCCAGACAGCACACGGAGGCGCGGCATGATCATCAAAATCTGCGGCATGACCCGGCCCGAGGACGTGGAGTTCTGCGACGCGGCCGGAGCCGACCTGCTCGGCTTTATCTTCCACGCCGAAAGCCGCAGAAACGTCACCCCT
Encoded here:
- a CDS encoding indole-3-glycerol-phosphate synthase, coding for MLETFRRAKEKEVAELIRQRDAGHVFTPWTGTRSGFGAALTAPGSSGIIAEYKRASPSKGDINLGVSPLDACGGYKAAGACALSVLTETQYFKGDLNYLTEVAPLGLPLLRKDFIIHPLQVEATSATPASAILIIVRIFADDAELADLHQLCQARGLEPVVEVFDERDLDRAKAIGSRIIQVNNRDLDTLRTDLSHCLGMVRRKEAGEIWIGASGISTPEQVRELKNAGLDALLIGTALMQNADPGQGLAGLTQTAHGGAA